A stretch of the Lolium perenne isolate Kyuss_39 chromosome 3, Kyuss_2.0, whole genome shotgun sequence genome encodes the following:
- the LOC127339047 gene encoding momilactone A synthase-like, protein MHIVLRGKSRAGPAMPRGFAGNRGYSTALNSQRLAGKVAVITGGASGIGKATAEEFVKNGAKVVLADVQDDLDHATAAKLGADSVAAAVDLAVSRHGNLDIMFNNAGILGSLARPPLASLDLADFDTVMAMMPAPPPRSPRRPSPSPTLCVITSNRWWAAAVEGVAARGTARSRVRSSIGAA, encoded by the exons ATGCACATCGTCCTAAGGGGAAAGAGCCGCGCTGGGCCGGCCATGCCACGCGGCTTCGCCGGCAACCGTGGCTACTCCACGGCCCTGAACTCCCAGCGGCTGGCCGGGAAGGTGGCCGTGATCACCGGTGGAGCCAGCGGCATCGGCAAGGCCACGGCCGAGGAGTTCGTCAAAAACGGCGCCAAGGTCGTCCTCGCCGACGTCCAGGACGACCTTGATCACGCCACGGCGGCCAAGCTCGGCGCCGACTCG GTCGCCGCGGCCGTGGACCTCGCCGTGTCCCGCCACGGCAACCTGGACATCATGTTCAACAACGCCGGCATCCTGGGCTCCCTGGCGCGGCCCCCGCTCGCCTCCCTCGACCTCGCCGACTTCGACACCGTCATGGCCATGATGCCGGCGCCGCCACCGCGCTCTCCGCGCCGCCCTTCTCCATCGCCAACCCTCTGCGTCATTACGTCGAACAGGTGGTGGGCGGCCGCGGTTGAGGGCGTCGCCGCACGCGGCACTGCACGCAGCCGTGTGCGCTCCTCCATTGGTGCGGCGTAG